GTTGATGCTGAGGAGGATGGTCAAGTAAGGTGGGCTGAAAAATATGATACGCGGGTGACCAGAGCCGGTTTGTTTTTGCGACGTACTCGCCTGGATGAGACCCCTCAACTTGTGAATGTGCTGCGGGGGGAGATGAGCTTGGTTGGCCCCAGGCCGGAGCGCCCAGAATTTGTAGATAAACTACAAAATGAAATTCCTTTTTACCGCACTCGCCTTACTGTAAAACCGGGCCTCACCGGCTGGGCCCAAGTTTATTATGATTATGGCCGTTCGGCCAAGGATGCCCTGGAAAAACTAAGATACGATCTTTATTACATCAAACATCAATCTATTCAATTAGACCTGGTTATTTTGTTAAAAACAATAAGCACGATCTTATTGCTAAAAGGGACGTGAAGCTGCTGGAAAAGTAGGAAAGAATACAAGATATGGTTTTTGGCACCTTCCCTAAAACTGTCCCGTTTTTTTATCATAAGTGGGGAGAAAATTTTTCTCTTGAATGTTTGAATCGAGTCAAAAGGTTTTCATTCTTCTCATCAGTCTGGTCATTATCAGGGGATTGCTTTACCTCTCAATTGTTCCCCCGTGGTTGGCGCCTGATGAACCGGCCCACTTTGAGGCCATCAGGTTAATTGCGCAGCAAGGGCTGTGGCCTACGGAAAAAGTGTACCGGGAAACCCCCATGCATCCCCAGATGCGCCGCAGTTTTGAAAATTTCCGCATTTGGCAAATATCCCGTCTTTTTTCTCCATCAGCCCCGCCTGGCCCTAATGCCGCTGAAAGCCCTTTTATGTATTATTATGCCATCAGTACCGGGGGACTTATTGCGGCGGATGGATACCCGCTCACCTATCATGTTTTGCTCTCCCCCATCTCTTTTCTGAGCCAATCTTTGGATATTGTGCAACAACTTTATCTTTTGCGTTTCGTTTCTCTATTTTTTACCACCCTTACGTTCGTGATCGGATGGTTTTTTGTTCGTACCATTTTCCCCGGCTCATTAATGTATGCTGTGGCGATTTTTTGTTTTCCGCTGTTTTTACCAATGTATCTCCACGTTAATACTTCAGTCAACACCGACGTTTTGACCACTTTGTTGAGCGCAGCCTTCTTTTTATTCTTGGCCAAAATTCTAATAGAGGGATGTACGCTGCCAAGGATAATTGGGGTAGGGGCCGTGCTAATAACGGCAATTTTGGTTAAACCTACGGCTCTCTTTTTGGCCCCCACTTCTGTGGCGGCCGGCCTTGTTTATCTGGCCCGTAAATTTAGATGGAAGTTCAAGGTGTTACTCATCTTATTAGTAGTCCTGGTTGGGTTCACTTTTTTGATGGCGATTATTTTTTTCCAAGTCTCCGGCGGCGGCAGGACAGTAACCTTGTCTCTTTCGTTTGATTTGCTGCGTGATATTTTGGCCAAAGATTATTTTGGTCAAAAAGCGTTGGCCACTTATCTCTATACCGTGCAGTGGGCTTTTGTGTCGTTTTGGGGTATGTTTGCTTGGAATAACATTCCCATCCCCGGTTGGTGGGCCTGGCTTTTGTGGAGAATCTGTGGGCTAATTGGGCTTGGCCTGATCATTTTTGTGGCCCGGCAGGTTTTGGGGTTGGGCCGGGGAGAGAGGCTAAATCCTGATCAAAGGGATTTTCTGCTGGTACTGCTCTTGAGTTTGATTTTTTCCTTAATCGCGGTTTTCACGCCCATTATCGCTACCCAATCCGCCATGTGGGGCCCGCCTTCCCGATATTTTTTCCCGGCGATTTTGCCGCTGGCTCTGTACTTTTTTTTGGGGTTTCAGCAACTCATTCCGGCCCGGCTCTATAAACTCACGCTGCCGCTTTGGCTGGCAGGCCTGATCTTGTTCGACAGCCTGACCGTGACCCTTGTTTTAATTCCCTCTATCTATGGCTAAATTACGTGGGCTAATAACTGCTGCCTGGGGTTCATTCAGGCAAACAATGAACCGGCGGTTCTTCTTCCGGCCTCATAGGAGTTTGTGGGCAGGTTTTTGGGGAATTGTAGTGGGGGTGACTACGATTTTGGGGCTTGTTTGGTATTTGGAGAAGGAACGTATCCCGGTCGGCGCTTCAAATTATTCGCCTTTATATTCAACCCAGGTCTACTATCTTTTTGGCCAGGCCAGGCTCACCCAGGAATTTAAAGCCAGATACCCGGGACTTGATCGGGTTGAGTTGTATTTGACGGCGGATGGCCCGGTTGAAGGGGAAGGGCAGGTTGTCTTTCGGCTAAAAGATTCTTGCACTGCGGGGGAAGACTTAGAAACAATAACCGTGCCCTACGCCAGCATTGTCAATGGCCGGCGGCCCTACCCCTTTACTTTTTTGCCAATTGATGACTCGGCGGGCCGTAGCTATTGTCTGATCCTGGAAACACTGTCCCTGGATTATCCAACCAGGTTGGGGGT
This Anaerolineae bacterium DNA region includes the following protein-coding sequences:
- a CDS encoding DUF2142 domain-containing protein; translated protein: MFESSQKVFILLISLVIIRGLLYLSIVPPWLAPDEPAHFEAIRLIAQQGLWPTEKVYRETPMHPQMRRSFENFRIWQISRLFSPSAPPGPNAAESPFMYYYAISTGGLIAADGYPLTYHVLLSPISFLSQSLDIVQQLYLLRFVSLFFTTLTFVIGWFFVRTIFPGSLMYAVAIFCFPLFLPMYLHVNTSVNTDVLTTLLSAAFFLFLAKILIEGCTLPRIIGVGAVLITAILVKPTALFLAPTSVAAGLVYLARKFRWKFKVLLILLVVLVGFTFLMAIIFFQVSGGGRTVTLSLSFDLLRDILAKDYFGQKALATYLYTVQWAFVSFWGMFAWNNIPIPGWWAWLLWRICGLIGLGLIIFVARQVLGLGRGERLNPDQRDFLLVLLLSLIFSLIAVFTPIIATQSAMWGPPSRYFFPAILPLALYFFLGFQQLIPARLYKLTLPLWLAGLILFDSLTVTLVLIPSIYG